GCCGGGGCGTCGGTGGGCGCGGTCGGGCTCGGGGCGATGGTGGTGCTCACGGGAGCTCCTCTCGGGTGGTGGCGGGGCGGCCCGCTGCCGTGGGACCGGCTTCGCCCGTGCGGCGGTCGGCCGCGCTGGTGTCGGGGTCGTCGAGGCCGGCCTCGCGGCGGATCTCGTCGTACGCATCGCTCATCAGCGCCCGGGTCTCGGCGGGGGCCTGGCTCAGGACCACGATGTCGACGCGCTTGTTGACCTTCTGGGAGCCGGCCCGCGCGGGGTCCACGAGCGGCTTGGTGTGGCCGAAGCCGGTGGCGCGCAGGCGTCCGGCCCGGATGCCGTGGACCTCCTCGAGCCGGCGCAGCACGTGCACGGCCCGGGCGAGCGAGAGCTCCCAGTCGGTCGGGTAGTACTTCGGCTTCACCTTCTCCTGGTTGGTGTGGCCGTCGAGCTCGACCGGCTCCGTCAGCTCGGCGAGCACCGGCGCCAGGGTGTCGACCACCCGGCGGCCGCGCTCGGTCAGCTCGGCGACGTTCGGCTCGAAGACGACGTGCTCGGACACCAGGCTGACGACCAGGCCGCGGTCGTCGATCGTGGCGCGGACGTCGTCGCGCAGACCCTGCTTGCGCAGCGCCTTGTCGATGCGCCCCCACACCTTCAGCAGCCGGTCGACCTCGACCTTCGCCTCGCCCGAGGCGCGTTCGTTCCGCAGCCGGTCGGACTCCTGGAGGACCTTGGTCATCGTCTCGCGCTGCGACTCCGGGACCTGCGCCAGCAGCATCTCGTACGACGCATCGCCAGGCTCGTTCACGCCCTCGGAGTTGCTGACCGGGCTGGCGCCGTTGAGGATCGAGTCCTCGCGGCCGAACCCGACGGCGAGCCCCTCCTTGAGCTGCTCGTACTTCTTCTCGTCGACGGTCGACATGGCGAACATGACGATGAACAGCACCATCAGCAGGGTCACCATGTCGGCGTACGTCACGAGCCAGCGCTCGTCGGCGTGGGCCTCGCCGTGGTCGTCGTCGTGGTGGTGCCGCTTGCGGGGCGGTCCGTGCCCCTTGCTGGCTCCGGCGGACATCAGGCGGCCTCCGCCTCGGCGCTGGTGGTCAGCAGGGAGCGCAGCTTCTCCGCGACCAGGCGCGGGTTCGCGCCGGACTGGATGGCGGCGACGCCCTCGACCGCGAGCTCCATCCGGGCCGCCTCGAGCTCACCGATCCGCTTGAGCCGGTTCGAGATCGGCAGCCACACCACGTTGGCGGACATGACGCCCCACAGGGTCGCGACGAACGCGCCGGCGATCAGGTGGCCGAGCTCCTCCGGCGACGCCAGGTTCTCGAGCACGTGCACCAGGCCCATGACGGTGCCGATGATGCCGATCGTCGGGGCGTAGCCGCCGGCGTCGCTGAAGAACTTCGCCGCCTGCTTGTCGTCGCGCTTCTTCGCGCGCAGCTCGGCCTCGAGGATGTCGCGGACGTCCTCGGGGTCGGTGCCGTCGATGGCCATGGTGACGCCCTTGACCAGGAACGGGTCGTCGATCTCGCGCAGGCTGTCCTCGAGCGCCAGCAGGCCCTCGCGGCGGGCCCGCTCGGCGAGGGTCACGACCTGCGGCACGAGCGTCTCGGCCGGCTCGACCGAGCCGGTCATCGCCCGCTTCACGTTGCCCACGGCGGCCTTCGCGTCGGCCATCGTGCCGCCGGCGACGGTCACCATGACCGTCGTACCGAGCACCAGGAGCATCGGCGGCAGCAGGATGAGGCTCATCGGGTTGCCGCCCTCGAGCACGTTGGCGCCGACGATGATCACCAGGCCGAGGACGATCCCGACCGGCGTGGCGATGTCCTTCACGGGGTCACTCCTCGCTGGCGGTCGGTGCGGTCGGGCGTGCGGCCGGTGCGCTCGGTGCGCTCGGGCAGGGGTACGGCGGTCAGGCGCGTCGGGCGCGGCCGCACCGGCGGCAGCGTGGCGGCGTCCGGCAGCGCGGCCCGCGCGACGATGGCGGCGCGGTAGTCGACGACGGCCGCGAGCACCTCGTCGAGGGACTCCGACACGAGGTACTTCGTGCCGTCCACCAGGGTCACCACCGTGTCGGGGGTGCAGTCCACGCGTTCGACGAGGTCCGCGTTCAACAGGAACGTGGTCCCCGAGAGTCGGGTCAGCGAGATCACCGCGGCACCTCCGTGTGCAACTGGTCGAGCGGTCGAGCGGTCGTGCCGTCCGTGGCACTCCGCCGGTTCCATCGGCCGGACGGGTGCGGGTCTGAGCGGTGGACGCAGGCTGGGCCCTAACGACTCAGCGCTTGATGTTGACGAGCTCCTCGAGCACCTGGTCGCTGGTCGTGATCACCCGCGAGCTGGCCTGGAAGCCGCGCTGGGCGAGGATCAGGTTGGTGAACTCGGCGGACAGGTCGACGTTGGACATCTCCAGTGCACCGGCCATGATCTGGCCGCGCTGGCCCTGGCCGGCGACGCCGAGCTGGACGGCGCCGGAGTTGGCGGACTCGCGGAAGGCGGTGTCGCCGATCTTCTCCAGGCCCATCGGGTTGGTGAAGTCGGCGACGGCGAGCTGGCACACGTCGCGCTGGACGCCGTCGGAGAAGACGCCGCGGACCTTGCCGTCGGCCGCGATCGAGTACGACGTCAGCTCGACGCCCGGCGGCAGCGAACCGTCGATCATGTGCAGGTCGACGTCGACCGGCGCACCCGTCGGCAGGCCGGCGGCGTCGAGGGCGTAGCCCTGCACCCGCATGCCGTTCGGCGCCACCAGCACGCCGGTCTGGTCGAAGGTGAACGCACCCGCGCGGGAGTAGACGTTCTCCGCGCCGTCGCGCAGCACGAAGAAGCCGTCGCCCTGCAGCATGATGTCGGTCGGCCGGCCGGTGAGCTGCGCCGAGCCCTGGCCGAAGTTGGTCGACGTGGCGGCGAGCTGCACGCCCAGGCCGATCTGGATCGGGTTGGTGCCACCGCGCTCGGCGTTGCCGCCCGACGCCGCGGTCAGCATCTGGCTGAGCGTGTCGGAGAAGACGGTGGTGCTCGCCTTGAAGCCGGTGGTGTTGGCGTTGGCGATGTTGTTGCCGGTGACGTCGAGCATGGTCTGGTTGACGCGGAGGCCGGAGATGCCGGCGAAGAGCGAACGAAGCATGGTGGTTCTCCTTCTTGGGTCAGGCTGGGTCAGGCGGTGGTGGACGGGGTACCACTAGGTGGCACGTAGGTGCCACCACTGCTGGTGGTGGGCGCCTTGATCGTGGGTGCGTCGCCGACGCTGATCACGTCGGTGATCGGGACCTGCTTGCCGTCGACGCTGAGGACGGGACCGCTGGCGAGGTAGGTGGTGCCCTGCACCTTGCCGCTCTGCTCGGCGCCCGCGTCGTCGTACCAGCGCACGGTCTGGCCGATCAGCGAGCTCGCGCCGAACGCCAGCTGCGTGCTGAGCAGCATCGCGGACTGGTCGGCGACGTCCTGCATCTTCTCCAGGGCCGTGAACTGCGCGGTCTGGGCGAGGAACTGCGAGGAGTCGGTGGGGTTGAGCGGGTCCTGGTACTTCATCTGGGCGACCATCAGCTGCAGGAACATGTCCTTGTCGCCGCTCGTCGCGGTGGGCGCGGTCCCTCCGGTGCTGGCTGCTCCGGTGACGCCGTAGCTGACGCCCTCGGTGGATCCGATCGACATGGTGCCTCCTGGTGGTGGTCAGACGGTGCGGTCGAGGCGACCGGCGACCGGGGTGGTCTCGATGGGGTACGACGCCCGCTGCGGCTCCTGCCGCCGGGGCTGCTCGCGGGGCTGCTCGCGCGCGGCGCGGCCGTCCTGGGCGTCCTGGCGGTCCTGCCGGGCCTGCGCCCCCGAGCGGGCGTCGGTGTCCGGGCCCGCCTGCGGTGACGGCGTGGTCGAGGGCAGCAGGGGTGCGAACGGGTCCCGGACGGTCACCCGCGCCTCGGCGCCGGTCCGCTCGAGGAGCCGCTGCAGCTCGGGGGCCTCGCCGGCGAGCGCCCGGTGCACGGCCGCCCCCTCGATGCCCTCCCCGCCGGCGAGCCGGACGTGCACCGCCCCGTCCTTCACGACGAGCGTCACGCGCACCTCGCCGAGCTGCTCGGGCTGCAGGGTCAGCGTGATCCGGTGCGTCCCGTTGGCCGGTCCCGCGCTCCCGGGCGGCGTCGCGGTCACCGTGCTCACGAACCGCGTCACCTCCGGGAACACCTGCTGCACCACCGCCTTCGTCACCGCCGAGTTGGGCGTTCCGACCGCCGAGTTGGCCGTTTCGACGGTCGACTTGGCGGTTTGGTCGGTCGAGTTGGCCGTTTCGTCGGTCGAGTTGGCCGTTTGGTCGGTCGACTTGGCTGTTTCGCGCGCCGAGGCTCCGGAGACCGACTCCGCACCGGCGTCGACCGGGCTGAGCGCCGAGGTGAGGCCACCGGCGGGCGCGCCGTCCGTCGTACGACGGGAGGCCGGAACGCCCGACTCGGCGGCCGGAACGGCCAACTCGGCGGGCGGAACGGCCAACTCGGCGGACGAAACGGCCAACTCGGCGGACGAAACCGCCAACTCGGCGGGCGGAACGGGCAAGTCGATCGACGAGACCGGCACGTCGACGCGAG
Above is a genomic segment from Nocardioides aromaticivorans containing:
- a CDS encoding flagellar FlbD family protein yields the protein MISLTRLSGTTFLLNADLVERVDCTPDTVVTLVDGTKYLVSESLDEVLAAVVDYRAAIVARAALPDAATLPPVRPRPTRLTAVPLPERTERTGRTPDRTDRQRGVTP
- a CDS encoding flagellar hook-length control protein FliK; this translates as MSTVTATPPGSAGPANGTHRITLTLQPEQLGEVRVTLVVKDGAVHVRLAGGEGIEGAAVHRALAGEAPELQRLLERTGAEARVTVRDPFAPLLPSTTPSPQAGPDTDARSGAQARQDRQDAQDGRAAREQPREQPRRQEPQRASYPIETTPVAGRLDRTV
- a CDS encoding flagellar hook assembly protein FlgD; translation: MSIGSTEGVSYGVTGAASTGGTAPTATSGDKDMFLQLMVAQMKYQDPLNPTDSSQFLAQTAQFTALEKMQDVADQSAMLLSTQLAFGASSLIGQTVRWYDDAGAEQSGKVQGTTYLASGPVLSVDGKQVPITDVISVGDAPTIKAPTTSSGGTYVPPSGTPSTTA
- a CDS encoding OmpA/MotB family protein, whose translation is MSAGASKGHGPPRKRHHHDDDHGEAHADERWLVTYADMVTLLMVLFIVMFAMSTVDEKKYEQLKEGLAVGFGREDSILNGASPVSNSEGVNEPGDASYEMLLAQVPESQRETMTKVLQESDRLRNERASGEAKVEVDRLLKVWGRIDKALRKQGLRDDVRATIDDRGLVVSLVSEHVVFEPNVAELTERGRRVVDTLAPVLAELTEPVELDGHTNQEKVKPKYYPTDWELSLARAVHVLRRLEEVHGIRAGRLRATGFGHTKPLVDPARAGSQKVNKRVDIVVLSQAPAETRALMSDAYDEIRREAGLDDPDTSAADRRTGEAGPTAAGRPATTREELP
- a CDS encoding flagellar hook-basal body complex protein; the protein is MLRSLFAGISGLRVNQTMLDVTGNNIANANTTGFKASTTVFSDTLSQMLTAASGGNAERGGTNPIQIGLGVQLAATSTNFGQGSAQLTGRPTDIMLQGDGFFVLRDGAENVYSRAGAFTFDQTGVLVAPNGMRVQGYALDAAGLPTGAPVDVDLHMIDGSLPPGVELTSYSIAADGKVRGVFSDGVQRDVCQLAVADFTNPMGLEKIGDTAFRESANSGAVQLGVAGQGQRGQIMAGALEMSNVDLSAEFTNLILAQRGFQASSRVITTSDQVLEELVNIKR
- a CDS encoding motility protein A; its protein translation is MKDIATPVGIVLGLVIIVGANVLEGGNPMSLILLPPMLLVLGTTVMVTVAGGTMADAKAAVGNVKRAMTGSVEPAETLVPQVVTLAERARREGLLALEDSLREIDDPFLVKGVTMAIDGTDPEDVRDILEAELRAKKRDDKQAAKFFSDAGGYAPTIGIIGTVMGLVHVLENLASPEELGHLIAGAFVATLWGVMSANVVWLPISNRLKRIGELEAARMELAVEGVAAIQSGANPRLVAEKLRSLLTTSAEAEAA